A portion of the Streptomyces coeruleoprunus genome contains these proteins:
- a CDS encoding class I SAM-dependent methyltransferase: protein MTDARSAAWDTYAKSKPPRRRTNARGESTWFNWTQHPDHGPGAEVLALEPGDGVLDLGCGSGGNLAHLAALGMRAVGVDLSAAQLAKARERWADVEGMELHQGDALGFMAASVTRYDAVYSVFGAAYFTDPRLTLPAVHGCLVPGGVFAMSQHPPVEGCYGCQASYIPRGPDEDPAIVKRWDYTPRTWVGLFTEYGFENVTATVLEAPAHGRRRIGTQLIRGARAS, encoded by the coding sequence GTGACCGACGCCCGCAGCGCCGCCTGGGACACGTACGCGAAGAGCAAGCCCCCACGGCGCAGGACGAACGCCAGGGGCGAGTCGACGTGGTTCAACTGGACCCAGCACCCCGACCACGGGCCCGGGGCTGAAGTGCTCGCGCTGGAGCCGGGGGACGGTGTGCTCGACCTCGGGTGCGGATCGGGCGGCAACCTGGCGCACTTGGCCGCGCTCGGCATGAGGGCGGTGGGCGTTGACCTGTCCGCCGCGCAGCTCGCCAAGGCGCGTGAGCGATGGGCGGACGTGGAGGGGATGGAACTGCACCAGGGTGACGCCTTGGGCTTCATGGCGGCCTCGGTCACCCGGTACGACGCCGTCTACTCCGTCTTCGGCGCCGCCTACTTCACCGATCCTCGCCTGACCCTTCCCGCTGTTCACGGCTGTCTGGTGCCCGGCGGCGTCTTCGCCATGTCGCAGCATCCGCCTGTGGAAGGCTGTTACGGCTGCCAGGCGTCGTACATCCCGCGCGGGCCGGACGAGGACCCCGCGATTGTGAAGCGGTGGGACTACACCCCTCGGACTTGGGTGGGGCTGTTCACGGAGTACGGCTTCGAGAACGTGACCGCCACCGTTCTGGAGGCGCCGGCGCATGGCAGGCGCCGGATCGGCACTCAGCTGATCCGAGGGGCGCGCGCATCGTAG